A genomic region of Blastocatellia bacterium contains the following coding sequences:
- a CDS encoding ATP-dependent DNA helicase gives MQDAAADKINLARAVLQRQFGYHDFREGQAEVIAAVLQGHNCIVVMPTGSGKSLCYQLPALLLPGRTIVISPLIALMKDQTAALQNRAITASFINSSIPFEQQKETLSAFLAGQLRILYIAPERFRSAYFVNALKQVPLSLFVVDEAHCISQWGHDFRPDYLRLRDVIQTLNHPPVMALTATATPHIRVDIAEQLGLTQADHFVAGFDRSNLHLSVDQTKTQKSKLAALDGFLRDMSGPGIVYAATRKIVEWLARELTFRRIRALPYHAGLTADERNRTQDAFMNNQVEAIVATNAFGMGIDKPDIRWIAHFNMPDSIESYYQEIGRAGRDGRPSTCTLLFAPRDVVIQQYFLEADNPHPELIARVYRYLWQRAAPQLEITSAQIAEAIDVRHVMAVGTALVKLEKAGHIQLMRRGHTDEQAYLIRMLDPEPRDTLNIDQVELARRAAYDQWKLQQMIDYASTGQCLRRFILNYFGDRKKLERCGACSNCHSPTRPLRTTRQPAPTDMDDFFIAHAPSGHALKESLRRQSHRLRSLQRQQTSLAPQPSAPQSPPTAAASNIHDMETARVILQCVAAMNFRFGQSTIIAVLRGSHNQTIKRWRLDQTLFHGRLAYLKQSEIQQTIEWLMANNFLVIQKKQHTYPLIGLTEKGWELVKK, from the coding sequence ATGCAAGACGCAGCGGCTGACAAGATCAATCTGGCGCGAGCCGTCTTGCAACGGCAGTTCGGCTACCACGACTTCCGCGAAGGACAGGCCGAGGTCATCGCTGCCGTGCTGCAAGGGCACAATTGCATCGTGGTCATGCCGACCGGCAGCGGAAAATCGCTCTGCTATCAATTGCCCGCCTTGCTGCTGCCAGGGCGAACGATTGTCATTTCACCATTGATCGCGCTGATGAAAGATCAAACAGCCGCGTTGCAAAACCGAGCCATCACCGCCTCGTTCATCAATAGCTCGATCCCGTTTGAACAACAAAAAGAGACGCTCTCAGCATTCCTGGCCGGTCAACTGCGCATTTTGTACATCGCGCCAGAACGATTTCGCTCAGCCTATTTTGTGAATGCGCTCAAACAGGTACCACTCTCGTTATTCGTGGTGGACGAAGCGCACTGCATTTCCCAGTGGGGACATGATTTTCGACCCGATTACCTTCGGCTTCGCGATGTCATTCAAACCTTGAATCATCCGCCCGTCATGGCGCTCACCGCGACAGCCACGCCACACATTCGAGTGGACATCGCTGAGCAACTGGGCTTGACGCAGGCCGATCATTTCGTCGCCGGCTTCGACCGCAGCAATCTACACCTGAGCGTTGACCAGACAAAAACACAAAAATCGAAGCTGGCCGCGCTGGATGGTTTCCTGCGTGATATGTCGGGACCTGGCATTGTCTATGCGGCGACCAGAAAAATTGTAGAATGGTTAGCCCGCGAACTCACCTTCCGACGCATTCGCGCGCTTCCCTATCACGCCGGCCTGACCGCCGATGAGCGCAACCGCACACAGGATGCGTTCATGAACAATCAGGTGGAGGCGATTGTCGCAACCAATGCTTTTGGCATGGGCATTGATAAACCGGATATTCGATGGATTGCGCACTTCAATATGCCTGATTCAATCGAGAGCTACTATCAAGAGATTGGGCGGGCAGGCCGAGATGGACGCCCGTCAACGTGCACATTGCTGTTTGCCCCGAGAGACGTGGTCATTCAACAGTATTTCCTCGAAGCTGACAACCCTCATCCGGAGCTGATCGCTCGCGTCTACAGGTATCTGTGGCAACGAGCCGCGCCTCAACTGGAAATCACCTCAGCGCAAATCGCCGAGGCAATTGATGTCCGTCACGTGATGGCTGTGGGCACAGCGCTGGTCAAACTGGAAAAGGCTGGCCACATCCAGCTCATGCGACGCGGGCATACCGATGAGCAGGCCTATCTGATCCGAATGCTCGACCCAGAACCGCGTGACACGTTGAACATTGATCAAGTGGAATTGGCGCGGCGAGCGGCCTACGATCAATGGAAACTCCAGCAGATGATTGATTACGCTTCAACCGGCCAATGCCTGCGTCGGTTCATCCTCAATTACTTTGGGGACAGGAAAAAGTTGGAGCGTTGCGGCGCTTGCTCGAATTGCCACTCACCCACTCGCCCTCTCCGAACAACTCGACAGCCAGCGCCCACCGATATGGACGATTTCTTCATCGCCCATGCGCCTTCAGGTCATGCGTTGAAAGAATCGTTGAGGCGTCAATCACACAGGCTGCGGAGCCTGCAACGCCAGCAGACATCTCTCGCTCCACAACCATCCGCTCCACAATCGCCGCCCACTGCCGCCGCGTCGAACATTCACGACATGGAAACGGCCCGCGTGATCCTCCAGTGTGTTGCTGCGATGAACTTCCGCTTCGGTCAGAGCACGATCATCGCCGTGCTGCGCGGATCACACAATCAAACAATCAAACGCTGGAGGCTCGATCAAACGCTTTTTCACGGACGACTCGCTTATCTGAAACAAAGCGAAATCCAACAAACCATTGAGTGGCTCATGGCCAATAACTTTCTCGTCATTCAGAAAAAGCAACACACCTACCCGCTGATTGGGCTGACGGAAAAGGGTTGGGAATTGGTCAAGAAATAG
- a CDS encoding iron-sulfur cluster assembly scaffold protein translates to MYTGKLAELIQYPRHVGEVAEPSGVADVTNPVCGDRLRLSVLVVDHVIKEAKFKAYGCAPTIAAGSVAAEMLIGRSVEQALRISRDEINQALGGLPASKLHCATLAVDAIEAAMRDVERRKAIS, encoded by the coding sequence TTGTACACGGGCAAACTGGCAGAATTGATCCAATATCCACGCCACGTCGGTGAAGTGGCCGAACCGTCAGGCGTCGCCGATGTCACGAATCCGGTGTGCGGCGACCGATTACGATTGAGCGTGCTCGTTGTTGATCATGTGATCAAGGAGGCAAAATTCAAAGCCTACGGCTGCGCGCCAACCATTGCCGCAGGTTCGGTTGCTGCCGAGATGCTCATTGGGCGATCTGTTGAACAGGCCTTGCGTATCAGCCGTGACGAGATCAATCAAGCATTGGGTGGTCTGCCAGCAAGCAAGCTGCATTGCGCCACGCTCGCCGTGGATGCCATTGAGGCGGCCATGCGCGATGTCGAGCGACGGAAGGCTATTTCTTGA
- a CDS encoding Na+:solute symporter: MKLTVADWLIIVAYFVLSLLVGLYYTRRASKNVDEYFLADRSVPWWLAGTSMVATTFAADTPLAVTGMVANHGVAGNWLWWNFVMSGMLTVFFYARLWRRAGVMTDVEFVEIRYAGRPAAFLRGFRALYLAIPINCIILGWVTLGMAKVIGLSLGVGKWQAILICMSVTALYSVLSGYWGVLVTDAVQFLIAMIGSVALAYFGLNVLGGIDGLIARLEQHYGDTESLLAVWPGTDSAWMPLSTLLVYLGVQWWASWYPGAEPGGGGYVAQRIFSAKNEKHSLLATLWFSIAHYALRPWPWILVALCSMALYPELTDKESGYVRVMVDHLPPLWRGLLLASFAAAYMSTVATQLNWGASYLVNDFYRRFIRRDAGPRHYVIVSRLATVGVTLMVMVVAYYLETVEGAWKILISLGAGTGLVYILRWFWWRINAWSEISAMAGALIVSLIVQQFPQFSADDPRGFAASMLITVSATTLIWMTVMWLTPAEPDETLRSFYRRVRPDGPGWRRIAQQEGVESPGQLGDLFVSWLLGCGLVYLFLIGIGKLVFGQWQSGLSYLALGALAGIIIFWLLERRGWQSLSDRPA; encoded by the coding sequence ATGAAACTGACCGTTGCCGATTGGTTGATTATCGTCGCGTATTTTGTTTTATCGCTGTTGGTCGGGTTGTATTACACTCGTCGCGCCAGCAAGAACGTGGATGAGTATTTTCTGGCCGATCGAAGCGTCCCGTGGTGGTTAGCTGGCACCTCCATGGTCGCCACAACGTTTGCGGCTGACACGCCGTTGGCGGTGACCGGCATGGTCGCCAATCATGGTGTGGCCGGCAACTGGCTGTGGTGGAACTTCGTCATGAGCGGCATGCTGACGGTCTTTTTTTATGCGCGGCTGTGGCGGCGCGCCGGCGTGATGACCGATGTTGAATTTGTCGAAATTCGCTATGCTGGCCGACCGGCTGCATTCCTGCGTGGCTTTCGGGCGCTTTACCTGGCCATTCCGATCAACTGCATCATTCTTGGTTGGGTGACACTTGGCATGGCCAAGGTGATCGGATTGTCGTTAGGTGTGGGCAAGTGGCAAGCGATCCTCATTTGCATGAGCGTGACTGCGCTCTATTCGGTGCTATCGGGCTATTGGGGCGTATTGGTGACCGACGCCGTGCAGTTTCTCATCGCGATGATCGGTTCGGTCGCTTTGGCGTATTTTGGCCTGAACGTGCTGGGCGGGATTGATGGACTCATTGCTCGGCTCGAGCAGCACTATGGAGATACCGAGTCGTTGTTGGCGGTCTGGCCGGGGACAGACTCTGCCTGGATGCCGCTGTCCACGTTGCTGGTCTATCTCGGCGTGCAGTGGTGGGCTTCGTGGTATCCGGGCGCAGAGCCGGGCGGCGGCGGCTATGTGGCGCAACGCATCTTCTCGGCCAAAAATGAGAAGCACAGCTTGCTGGCCACGCTCTGGTTTTCCATCGCGCATTATGCGCTGCGACCGTGGCCGTGGATTCTGGTGGCGCTCTGTTCGATGGCGCTCTATCCGGAGCTGACGGATAAAGAATCTGGATACGTGCGGGTCATGGTAGACCATTTGCCGCCGCTGTGGCGTGGGTTGTTGCTAGCGTCATTTGCCGCTGCCTACATGTCAACGGTGGCCACGCAACTGAATTGGGGCGCGTCCTATCTGGTCAACGATTTCTATCGCCGATTCATTCGGCGCGATGCCGGGCCGCGCCATTATGTGATTGTTTCTCGCCTGGCCACAGTTGGCGTGACGTTGATGGTGATGGTGGTTGCGTACTATCTGGAAACTGTGGAAGGAGCGTGGAAAATTCTGATCAGTCTTGGCGCGGGAACGGGGCTGGTCTACATCCTGCGCTGGTTTTGGTGGCGGATCAATGCCTGGTCAGAAATCAGCGCGATGGCTGGGGCGCTCATCGTGAGCTTGATTGTGCAACAGTTTCCTCAGTTCAGCGCTGATGATCCGCGCGGTTTCGCTGCTTCAATGCTGATCACCGTCAGCGCGACGACGTTGATCTGGATGACGGTGATGTGGTTGACGCCGGCGGAGCCGGATGAGACGTTGCGGTCATTTTATCGGCGCGTGCGCCCCGATGGTCCTGGCTGGCGACGCATCGCGCAGCAGGAAGGCGTTGAGTCGCCTGGTCAGTTGGGCGATTTGTTTGTGAGTTGGTTGCTGGGCTGTGGATTGGTCTACCTGTTTCTCATCGGCATCGGCAAATTGGTATTTGGTCAGTGGCAGAGTGGCTTGAGTTATCTCGCGCTGGGAGCGCTGGCCGGCATCATCATCTTCTGGCTTCTTGAGCGGCGCGGCTGGCAATCGCTCAGTGATCGTCCTGCGTGA
- a CDS encoding RluA family pseudouridine synthase — protein sequence MGEEISKTLLEAGAEAEGMRLDHFLARRMTTAGRYALRQAIANGLVTVNQQARRRSYKLKAGDLVEVSTPIPCSHAFIPEAIPITVVFEDEHILVVDKPANMLVHPSKSVRCGTLMNALTHYLQQHDPSARPGLIHRLDRHTSGLMVIAKTEQAHRVLSRHFGKRMVTKKYLALVHGVVEQDHLEIRLPIAWTGETFPHWHASPEGRQTLTIVRVIERFRAFTLLEAEPKTGRTHQIRIHLAALGHPLAGEELYARQECESSLLRRHFLHASFLQFRHPRTGQWLSFTSPLPEELDQFIRRLRQNASA from the coding sequence ATGGGCGAAGAAATCAGCAAGACGCTGCTGGAGGCCGGCGCTGAAGCCGAAGGCATGCGGTTGGATCACTTCCTGGCTCGGCGCATGACAACAGCCGGACGTTACGCGCTCAGACAAGCCATTGCCAACGGATTGGTCACCGTTAATCAACAAGCGCGACGGCGCAGCTATAAGCTCAAAGCCGGCGATCTGGTCGAAGTCTCTACACCAATTCCCTGCTCACACGCATTCATCCCGGAGGCAATTCCGATCACCGTTGTGTTTGAAGACGAACATATCCTCGTCGTGGACAAGCCGGCTAATATGCTCGTCCATCCAAGCAAGAGCGTGCGCTGCGGCACACTCATGAATGCCTTGACACACTACTTGCAACAGCACGATCCATCGGCTCGTCCCGGCCTCATTCACAGGCTCGATCGGCACACCTCCGGATTGATGGTCATCGCCAAAACTGAGCAGGCGCACCGCGTCCTCTCTCGGCACTTTGGCAAGCGCATGGTCACGAAAAAATATCTGGCGCTTGTGCACGGCGTCGTTGAACAAGACCATCTGGAGATCCGACTGCCGATCGCATGGACCGGCGAGACATTTCCTCACTGGCACGCCTCACCCGAAGGGCGCCAGACGTTGACCATTGTGCGAGTCATTGAACGCTTCCGCGCGTTTACGTTGCTCGAAGCGGAACCCAAAACGGGGCGCACGCATCAGATCAGGATTCATCTAGCGGCGCTGGGTCATCCGCTGGCCGGCGAAGAGCTTTATGCCCGGCAAGAGTGCGAGTCGTCACTTCTGCGCCGCCATTTTCTGCACGCCTCGTTTCTCCAGTTTCGTCATCCACGAACTGGCCAATGGCTTTCTTTTACCTCGCCATTGCCCGAAGAGCTTGATCAATTTATTCGCCGCTTGCGCCAGAACGCTAGCGCGTGA
- the nagA gene encoding N-acetylglucosamine-6-phosphate deacetylase, giving the protein MPMLPRVAFQHCQIILPDAVLTDGAVVTNGRGIEHVSPRWDQIPAVDQILDLGGRYLAPGLIDLHIHGSNGVDVLDATADHLATLSRFLVKQGVTRYLPTTVPTDESSFVRVIEAVSHYRQRQPVNLAQVLGIHFEGPFVNPSRCGALRVEYIRDFSSATSADVFLDHALTTQIPIRMMTVAPEIQGGLALIRTLADHGYVVSIGHSQASFEVCEAASAAGARHVTHFPNALAPLHHRQPGVFGWALLNQNVTLDVIADGHHVDWRVIELINRLKGSNQMALISDAIAPAGLGDGVYQVWGETIEVTNGRTRNASGTIAGSVISLWDAVCNLWRRGYRLSDLFKMASLSPARVVGIDGLCGSIEKGKRADLICFDEAGAIHFVMVNGQMAYQAT; this is encoded by the coding sequence ATGCCAATGCTGCCACGAGTCGCGTTCCAACACTGCCAGATTATCCTGCCTGATGCGGTTCTGACCGACGGAGCCGTTGTAACAAACGGGCGCGGTATTGAGCATGTGTCGCCGCGTTGGGATCAGATACCGGCGGTTGATCAAATCCTCGACCTTGGTGGACGGTATCTTGCTCCCGGCCTGATTGATCTTCACATTCATGGCTCCAACGGCGTGGATGTGTTGGATGCCACCGCCGATCATCTGGCGACGCTCTCCCGCTTTCTGGTGAAACAGGGCGTCACACGCTACTTGCCGACGACAGTCCCGACGGACGAAAGCAGTTTTGTCCGGGTCATTGAGGCGGTCAGTCACTATCGCCAGAGGCAACCAGTGAATCTAGCGCAAGTCCTCGGCATTCATTTTGAAGGACCATTTGTCAATCCGTCTCGTTGCGGCGCGTTGCGCGTCGAATACATCCGCGATTTCTCCTCGGCGACTTCGGCTGATGTCTTTCTCGATCACGCTCTCACAACACAAATTCCTATCCGCATGATGACGGTTGCGCCGGAGATTCAAGGCGGATTGGCGCTGATCCGCACGCTTGCCGATCACGGTTACGTCGTTTCAATTGGACACAGCCAGGCCTCGTTCGAGGTCTGCGAGGCAGCCAGCGCGGCGGGCGCTCGCCACGTCACTCATTTCCCCAACGCGCTCGCGCCGCTTCATCATCGGCAGCCGGGCGTGTTCGGCTGGGCCTTGCTCAACCAAAACGTGACTCTCGACGTGATTGCCGATGGTCATCACGTTGACTGGCGCGTCATCGAACTGATCAACCGGCTTAAGGGTTCGAATCAGATGGCGCTCATCAGCGATGCCATTGCGCCTGCCGGACTGGGCGACGGCGTGTATCAGGTGTGGGGCGAAACAATCGAGGTGACAAACGGGCGCACGCGCAACGCAAGCGGGACCATCGCTGGCTCGGTCATCAGCCTGTGGGATGCTGTATGTAACCTGTGGCGACGTGGTTACCGCCTGTCGGACCTCTTTAAGATGGCATCGCTCAGTCCGGCTCGCGTCGTCGGCATTGATGGGTTGTGTGGTTCGATTGAAAAAGGAAAACGCGCCGACCTCATCTGTTTCGACGAAGCCGGCGCGATCCATTTCGTCATGGTGAACGGGCAGATGGCTTATCAGGCAACGTGA
- the nifS gene encoding cysteine desulfurase NifS: MKRIYLDNSATTAVDPPVLEAMIPYFVEDFGNASSVHLFGQKAKAAVEAARAQVAELIGADPREVVFTSGGTEADNLAVKGAAWALANYGRHIITSKIEHPAVYNCCQQLEQRGFEVTYLPVDETGLIRLDELERALRDDTILISVMAANNEIGTLQPIAEIGQMVAAWRRRQHTSYPYVHTDAVQAVGKIPINVDEWGVDLLSLSGHKIHAPKGIGALYVRQGIRLEAHMHGGHHERDRRAGTENVPGIVGLGKAAELAREHGAEWMNRVRELRDYMETEIERRIPDVVFNGHRQRRVPNVCNCSFRSIQGEALMIRLDLRGVAVSTGSACASGSIEPSPVLLALGRDRELARGSIRISLSKNTTREEIDEALEILTQEVEALRAMSPLERTATTQA, encoded by the coding sequence ATGAAGAGAATTTACCTTGATAACAGCGCGACGACAGCGGTTGATCCGCCGGTTTTAGAAGCGATGATCCCTTACTTCGTCGAAGATTTCGGGAACGCTTCGTCGGTGCATCTGTTTGGGCAGAAGGCGAAGGCAGCGGTCGAAGCCGCGCGGGCGCAGGTAGCCGAGTTGATCGGCGCCGATCCCCGCGAGGTCGTATTTACCAGCGGCGGCACAGAAGCTGATAATCTGGCCGTTAAAGGCGCTGCATGGGCGTTGGCCAATTATGGCCGACACATCATCACATCGAAGATTGAACATCCGGCTGTGTACAATTGCTGTCAGCAACTGGAACAGCGCGGGTTTGAAGTCACCTATTTGCCGGTTGACGAGACCGGTTTGATTCGGCTCGATGAGCTCGAGCGCGCGCTCCGTGACGACACGATTCTCATCAGCGTAATGGCGGCCAATAACGAAATTGGGACCTTGCAGCCGATTGCCGAGATCGGTCAGATGGTCGCCGCGTGGCGGCGTCGGCAGCACACATCCTATCCGTATGTGCACACCGATGCCGTTCAAGCGGTTGGTAAAATTCCTATCAATGTTGACGAATGGGGCGTTGACTTGCTCTCTCTGAGCGGGCACAAGATTCATGCTCCGAAAGGAATCGGCGCGCTGTACGTCAGGCAAGGCATTCGATTGGAAGCTCACATGCACGGCGGCCATCATGAGCGAGACCGCCGCGCCGGCACGGAAAATGTGCCCGGCATCGTGGGGCTGGGCAAAGCGGCTGAACTGGCGCGAGAGCACGGCGCTGAGTGGATGAACCGTGTGCGTGAGCTGCGCGATTACATGGAGACAGAAATTGAGCGACGCATCCCGGATGTCGTTTTTAATGGTCACCGCCAGCGTCGCGTTCCCAACGTGTGCAACTGCAGCTTTCGTTCGATTCAAGGTGAAGCGCTGATGATCCGGCTCGATCTGCGCGGCGTGGCTGTGTCCACCGGCTCGGCCTGCGCCTCCGGTTCGATTGAACCTTCGCCTGTATTGTTAGCATTGGGGCGTGATCGTGAATTGGCTCGCGGCAGCATTCGAATTTCGCTTAGCAAGAACACAACCCGTGAAGAGATTGATGAAGCTCTCGAAATTCTGACTCAAGAAGTTGAAGCATTGCGCGCCATGTCGCCGTTGGAAAGAACGGCGACGACTCAAGCATAG
- the murQ gene encoding N-acetylmuramic acid 6-phosphate etherase: MTLLITEQVNPETVGIDEVSTLELVRLINQQDQRVAAAVADELPRIAAAIDAIVERWQQGGRLFYVGTGTSGRLGVLDAVECPPTFGISPDRVQAIIAGGYEACWRAVEVAEDDPDAGAQSIIERGVTAQDAVVGIAASGRTPFTIGALTQARALGALTIGLACNPEPELATVVHICITPVVGPEVIAGSTRMKAGTAQKMVLNMLSTGVMIRLGYTYDNLMANLQLKNEKLRQRACGILQAQFGMSKQEAIELLSSAQWDLKVAFVMRQAQVTADHARDALAKSNHSIKRALALLNRVDKP; encoded by the coding sequence ATGACGCTGTTAATCACCGAGCAGGTTAACCCAGAGACAGTCGGTATTGACGAAGTCTCCACGCTGGAATTAGTCAGGCTCATCAACCAACAAGATCAACGTGTGGCCGCTGCGGTTGCAGACGAGTTACCTCGTATTGCTGCGGCGATTGACGCCATCGTTGAGCGATGGCAACAGGGCGGACGATTGTTTTATGTCGGCACAGGCACAAGCGGACGTTTGGGCGTGCTGGACGCCGTCGAATGCCCGCCCACGTTCGGCATTTCGCCTGACCGCGTGCAAGCCATCATCGCTGGCGGGTACGAAGCCTGCTGGCGCGCTGTTGAAGTTGCAGAAGACGATCCGGACGCCGGCGCTCAGTCCATCATCGAACGAGGCGTCACCGCGCAGGATGCCGTCGTCGGCATTGCGGCCAGCGGTCGCACGCCGTTTACAATCGGCGCCCTCACACAGGCGCGGGCACTCGGCGCATTGACCATCGGCCTCGCCTGCAACCCTGAACCAGAGCTGGCCACCGTGGTGCATATCTGCATCACGCCCGTCGTCGGACCGGAAGTCATCGCCGGCTCGACCCGCATGAAGGCCGGAACGGCGCAAAAAATGGTGCTCAATATGCTCAGCACCGGCGTCATGATTCGCCTGGGTTACACCTATGACAATCTGATGGCCAATCTGCAACTGAAGAATGAGAAACTGCGGCAGCGCGCCTGTGGCATTTTGCAGGCTCAGTTCGGCATGAGTAAGCAAGAGGCTATCGAATTACTCAGCTCAGCTCAGTGGGACTTGAAAGTGGCGTTTGTGATGCGGCAGGCTCAGGTCACTGCCGATCACGCCCGCGACGCGCTGGCAAAATCCAATCACTCCATTAAGCGAGCCCTTGCTCTTTTGAACCGAGTGGATAAGCCGTGA
- a CDS encoding glycoside hydrolase family 3 protein: protein MKRMALLWSVVLLTSFIGLAQGQRSRQKPVPPNVDWVEQTLAQMSLDEKVGQVIFPALTSTFTNKDSERFKVIERNIKEFHVGGYHAFGGDPASLALLVNRMQGLAKTPLLITADLEGGPGYQMAGATRLPRAMALGASGRQELAYQAGRIAAIEGRAMGIHVNFYPVVDVNNNPRNPIINIRSFGEDVALVSRMAQAYIRGAQEHGQIATAKHFPGHGDTSQDSHLELAVVDVSRDRLNQVELPPFRAAIEAHVGAVMTTHVYIPRVEPEQGLPATLSKTVTTDLLRQELGFTGLIFTDAMVMKGVADRYLPEDAARRAFRAGADIILLPVDVEKTFHALKSAVQSGDIPLARLDESVRRILQAKARLGLNKNRFVDLTQLDTVVGNLEHAQLARAMIEQAITLVRDEKEAVPLRLNADQRLLYVNVKDFDEGWREGRPGNAFAQELMQRHRQTIKVDVDDKTTKDTIEVIKQLAYASDAVVVTAFIRVSAYKGTIDLNQWQLDLLKSLSKLERPVIFIVFGSPYVLSFVPELPSYMLTYEYYPEAERAAVRAIMGEIPITGKLPTSLPGLYPVGHGLTRSASPAR, encoded by the coding sequence ATGAAACGAATGGCTCTTCTGTGGAGCGTCGTCTTGTTGACGAGCTTCATCGGCTTGGCTCAAGGGCAGCGCAGCCGTCAAAAACCTGTGCCGCCCAATGTGGATTGGGTCGAGCAGACGCTGGCCCAGATGTCGCTTGACGAGAAGGTCGGTCAGGTGATCTTTCCCGCTCTCACGTCAACGTTCACCAATAAAGATAGCGAGCGCTTCAAGGTGATTGAACGCAATATCAAGGAATTTCACGTGGGTGGGTATCATGCCTTCGGCGGCGACCCGGCCTCGTTGGCGCTCCTGGTGAATCGAATGCAAGGATTAGCGAAAACGCCGTTATTGATTACCGCTGATCTGGAAGGAGGGCCTGGCTATCAGATGGCAGGAGCGACGCGCCTGCCACGCGCCATGGCACTGGGCGCGAGCGGTCGTCAAGAGCTCGCTTATCAGGCTGGACGGATCGCCGCGATTGAAGGTCGGGCAATGGGCATCCATGTCAATTTCTATCCCGTCGTGGATGTCAACAACAATCCGCGCAATCCGATCATTAACATTCGCTCGTTTGGCGAAGATGTGGCGCTGGTGTCGCGGATGGCACAAGCTTATATCCGCGGCGCGCAAGAGCACGGCCAGATCGCCACTGCCAAGCATTTTCCCGGACATGGCGATACGAGTCAGGATTCGCATCTGGAGCTGGCTGTTGTGGACGTGAGTCGAGATCGGTTGAATCAAGTGGAATTGCCGCCATTCCGCGCCGCGATTGAAGCCCACGTGGGCGCTGTCATGACGACACACGTCTATATCCCTCGCGTGGAGCCAGAGCAAGGCTTGCCGGCCACGCTCTCAAAGACCGTGACCACAGACCTGTTGCGGCAGGAGCTGGGCTTCACCGGATTGATCTTCACCGACGCGATGGTGATGAAAGGCGTGGCTGATCGCTACCTGCCGGAAGATGCCGCGCGACGCGCCTTTCGGGCCGGCGCTGACATCATCTTGTTGCCGGTTGATGTGGAGAAGACGTTTCACGCGCTCAAGAGCGCCGTTCAATCCGGCGATATTCCGCTGGCCCGCCTGGACGAATCGGTGCGTAGGATTTTGCAAGCCAAAGCCAGACTGGGACTGAATAAAAATCGCTTCGTTGATCTGACCCAACTTGACACAGTGGTGGGCAATCTCGAACACGCGCAACTGGCGCGCGCCATGATCGAACAAGCCATCACGCTGGTCCGGGATGAAAAAGAAGCTGTGCCGCTTCGTTTGAACGCGGATCAGCGTCTGTTGTATGTCAATGTCAAAGACTTTGACGAAGGCTGGCGCGAGGGCAGGCCGGGAAATGCATTTGCTCAGGAACTGATGCAGCGACACCGGCAGACGATCAAAGTTGATGTGGATGATAAAACCACTAAGGACACGATCGAAGTCATCAAGCAATTGGCCTACGCCTCAGACGCAGTTGTGGTCACGGCGTTCATTCGCGTTTCAGCATATAAGGGCACGATTGATCTAAATCAGTGGCAGCTTGATCTGCTCAAGTCGCTGTCCAAGCTGGAACGGCCAGTGATCTTCATTGTGTTCGGGAGCCCTTATGTGCTGTCGTTTGTTCCTGAGCTGCCGAGCTACATGCTTACCTACGAGTATTACCCGGAGGCTGAACGCGCTGCCGTGCGCGCCATCATGGGGGAAATTCCTATAACAGGCAAACTGCCGACGAGTCTGCCCGGACTGTATCCTGTCGGCCACGGCCTGACGCGAAGTGCGTCACCAGCAAGATAG